A DNA window from Vigna unguiculata cultivar IT97K-499-35 chromosome 10, ASM411807v1, whole genome shotgun sequence contains the following coding sequences:
- the LOC114166755 gene encoding cytochrome P450 86A8-like: protein METFTALLLLTAVTAYLIWFTFISRSLKGPRVWALLGSLPGLIDNCDRMHDWICDNLRACGGTYQTCICAIPFLAKKQGLVTVTCDPRNLEHILKTRFDNYPKGPTWHAVFHDLLGDGIFNSDGDTWLFQRKTAALEFTTRTLRQAMARWVSGAISRLCFILKKAHDQAEPIDLQDLMLRLTFDNICGLAFGRDPQTCVSGLPDNRFATAFDRATEASLQRFILPEVLWKVKKWLRLGMEVSLSRSLVHVDDHLSNVIEKRKVELLSQQKDGTLHDDLLTRFMRKKESYTDKFLQQVSLNFILAGRDTSSVALCWFFWLVMQNPKVEEKILREICTVLMETRGDDMAEWLGEPLAFEEVDRLVYLKAALSETLRLYPSVPEDSKHVVADDVLPDGTFVPAGSSVTYSIYSAGRMKSTWGEDCMEFRPERWLSLDGTRFIMHDSFKFVAFNAGPRICLGKDLAYLQMKSIAAAVLLRHRLVLVPGHLVEQKMSLTLFMKNGLKVNVHERDLRGVIIGIQKEKEGDGGFRSNES from the coding sequence ATGGAAACTTTCACGGCTCTATTGTTGTTAACGGCGGTCACGGCTTACTTGATATGGTTCACGTTCATCTCTCGGTCGCTGAAGGGTCCACGTGTCTGGGCCTTATTGGGCAGCCTCCCGGGCCTCATAGACAATTGTGACCGCATGCATGACTGGATCTGCGACAACCTACGCGCGTGTGGCGGCACTTACCAGACTTGCATCTGCGCAATCCCTTTCCTCGCCAAGAAGCAAGGTCTCGTGACTGTGACATGCGACCCGAGGAACTTGGAGCACATACTGAAGACCCGTTTCGACAATTACCCCAAAGGCCCCACGTGGCATGCTGTCTTTCATGATCTTCTGGGTGATGGGATCTTTAACTCCGACGGCGACACGTGGCTGTTCCAGCGCAAGACCGCAGCACTGGAATTCACCACCAGGACATTGCGTCAAGCCATGGCTCGATGGGTGAGCGGAGCTATCAGCCGCCTCTGCTTCATCCTGAAGAAAGCTCACGATCAAGCTGAACCCATTGATCTGCAGGACCTAATGCTTCGTCTTACTTTCGACAACATTTGTGGGTTAGCTTTTGGACGAGACCCACAAACATGTGTGTCGGGTCTGCCTGATAACCGTTTTGCAACCGCTTTTGACCGAGCCACCGAAGCCTCACTTCAGAGGTTCATTTTGCCTGAGGTGTTGTGGAAAGTGAAGAAATGGCTGCGGCTTGGAATGGAGGTGAGCTTGAGCCGAAGCCTTGTCCACGTGGACGACCATTTGTCGAATGTTATTGAGAAACGCAAGGTGGAATTGCTGAGTCAGCAGAAAGATGGGACTCTTCACGATGACTTGTTGACTAGGTTTATGAGGAAGAAAGAATCGTACACAGACAAGTTTCTACAACAGGTGTCGTTGAATTTTATCCTCGCTGGACGTGACACGTCATCGGTGGCTCTGTGCTGGTTTTTCTGGTTGGTGATGCAGAATCCCAAAGTGGAGGAGAAAATTCTACGCGAAATTTGTACAGTCTTGATGGAGACACGTGGCGATGACATGGCAGAGTGGTTGGGTGAGCCGTTGGCCTTTGAGGAGGTTGACCGTTTGGTTTATCTGAAGGCAGCGTTGTCGGAGACACTGAGGTTGTACCCTTCTGTGCCGGAGGATTCAAAACATGTGGTGGCCGATGACGTTCTGCCGGACGGCACGTTTGTGCCGGCGGGGTCGTCGGTGACGTATTCGATTTATTCGGCGGGGAGGATGAAGTCGACGTGGGGTGAGGATTGCATGGAGTTTAGACCTGAGAGGTGGTTGTCGTTGGATGGGACAAGGTTCATCATGCATGATTCTTTCAAGTTTGTTGCTTTCAATGCTGGTCCAAGGATATGTTTGGGGAAGGATTTGGCTTACCTTCAGATGAAGTCCATTGCTGCGGCGGTGCTGCTCCGGCACCGCCTTGTGCTGGTGCCAGGCCACCTGGTGGAGCAAAAGATGTCACTCACTTTGTTCATGAAAAATGGACTGAAGGTGAATGTGCATGAGAGGGACTTGAGAGGGGTTATTATAGgtatacaaaaagaaaaggaggGAGATGGTGGTTTTAGAAGTAATGAAAGTTAG